CAAATATTATTATTCCTAAAATTAAACCAATTTTTTTCATATTTTCCTCCTTAAATTTTTGTTTTTTAGTATAAATCTGTATTATTTTATTATACTTATATTTTTAAATTTACATTTATTTATTTAAATGTAAAAATTAGATTTATTATATCATTCTTTTAGTATTTTTACAATTGATTAATAATAAAATTAATTAATATTTTTATATCAAAAAAACAAGATTTCATAAAAATCTTGTTTTCAAACTAATTTTCTTTTTTTGCTAATATATAATCATAATACTCTTTATATTTCACTCCAATTTTGGAAAGCTCTCTTTCCTCAGCCAGTTCATAGGCTTCCTCTGTTACAACGGAAGTATTGTTATTTACAATATATTCTATCTGTTCCGTGAATTCTGTGTTATTACTCCCTTTGAAACATGTTTTTCTGTTTTTCAGCCAGTCTGAATAAACCGGTATGTCTCTCAAAAGTGCAGGCAGTCTCATAGATAGTGCCTCCAAAACCACTATTCCTTCATTTTCCTCATATGTAGGAAAAAAGAACAGATTCGCCGAGCTGTATGCACCGAGCAAAATTTCCTCATCTACAAAGCCGGGAAAGATCACATTTGCCGGTGGATTTTCTATGATATTTTTTACTTTCTTAGGCAGTATATTTTTTATACTTGAGGCTCCAAACCAGATAAATTTATACTCAGGATTTTCCTTTGCTATTTCCACAAGATCAAGTACCCCTTTTCTCTGAAAAGGAAGCCCTGCTGACATTATTATTATGTCATTATCACCAAAGCCAAATTCTTTCCTGAATTTTTCCCCCAGTTCTTCATTTTTGCTAAAACGTTTTATATCCACACCATTTGATATTACTCTTATTTCCTTATCTGACACATACTTTGAGGAGATAAGGTTCTTTGTATAGTTAGTAGGTGATATAAGGTAATCTGCGCTGTTATAAAGCTTTTTAGCCCATAATTTTATCACACATGACAGCTGATTGCTGAACTTTATGCTCCCGCGAAAATCTTCCGATGTAGTGTGTGTATGATAGACTACAGGTTTTTTCTTTTTTTTGGCACTTCTCAGCACTTTCCATGAAGCAAGCCCGATTGTATTTATATGTGCTATATCATAATCATCATTTGGATCAAGAGTGTAGTCCACTCCATTAAGACCAAGGGCCTTTTTTTGGTGCTCTAAAGCCTTTCCAACGCCTGATTTGCTGAATAAATTTTTTCCCTCCGAAAAAAGTAAAATTTTTGCCATTTTTAAACTCCTTTATTGTATCATAATACACTTTTTCTATACTGTCTCCAAAAGCCTCTGCCGAGAATTCTTTTGAGATTTCCAAAGCATTTTTCTTTAATTCCTTTACCAGCTCTTTATCTGCTTTTATCGTCTTAATATTTTCCAAAAACTCATCTGTGTCTTTATACAGTAACCCTGCTTTTTTTTCAGTTATTAATTTCTCTAGATTTTCATCAAATCTCGCACTAACTACTAATTCCGCAGCCATAGCTTCAAGAAAAGTAAGTCCCTGTGTTTCGGAAATACTTGCATTCAGAAATATATCACCAATCTGATAGTATATAGGTATTTTTTCATATGGAATCTCACCTGAAAAAATAACCCTGTCACCAAAGTTAAACTGTTCTGCAAAAACCTTAAAATCTTCCAGATCGGGTCCTTTTCCTATTATCAGCAGCTTCATCTTTTCATCATCTATTTTAGCAAATGACTCTATAAGATAATCTATACTCTTTTCTTTAGCGACTCTTCCAATGTAAACACATAAAAATTCGTCATCTTTTATGCCATACTGATGTCTTAACTCTTGTCTTTCTTCATCTGTATAATTTTTTCTGTAAAACCGCTCTATATCTATTCCTGTGGGTATTACGTACATATCTTTTTCTACACCGTAGGATTTTATTATTTTCTCCACTTTTTCGGTGGGTACCACAAGAGAATCACACATATCACAGTAAAATCTGCTTATTCTCTGTGCGAGCTTACGTGCCTGCTTCTTAAAGTGCCCTTTAGTCACATAATGAGTATAGTATTCATACAGCGTATGATATGTATGAACCAAAGGAACATTAAGCCTTTTGGATGCAAACCTTGAAAATGTTCCTACACCCCATTCTGTCTGTGAATGGATAATATCAAGATTCAGTTTTTTTATTTTATTGATTACTCTGTTAGAATAAATCATTCCAAGCCTGTATTGTGGAGCAGGTTTGAAAACAAGACTCGGAAGTCTCAGAACATTACTTTCCGGATAGTGTACTTCCGGATCCGAAGTTGTTATAATGTAAACTTTATGCCCCTTTTTTCTGAGCTCTCTTTCTAATACAGTGATAGAAGTCACTACTCCGTTTACCTGCGGCTTGTATGTATCGGTAAAAATCCCTATTTTCATTCTTATCCACCTTAAAAATAAATTGTTTATACTATTATGATATTAAAAAAGCAAAAAAATGTCAAAATAATTTACTTCTTGCTAAATATACATTTTTCATTATTTTTTATTTAAAAAAACGTATTTTGATCTCTTTAAAAAACATCTGTTCTGCAAAAGCCTTTTAAAGGTGACCAAAATTACCGCAAAATGAATATTTCATCCGCTGTTTTTTCCAGAACACACCTGTATGTATTCAGAGTGTACAGTCGTATTATATCACATTCACATTTTCTAAACAATTGATTTTATTATATGTTTCTATGAATTTTTTGTATAACTGCAATATTTACTTATGAAAATGGTCCCTATAAAAACTCCGGCATAATATACGGATAAAATTTCACAAAATATTATTATTAGATTATTATTGCCAAAAAATTTAATTTTTTTTATTTTATAAAATAAAAAACGGCTTTTTTTAATTTAATAAGCCGTCATTTTTATCTGAATAATACTTTTTATTTCATATTTTTTTCCTGTTATCCTGAAACTTTCTGTTTTTTTGAGTTAAAAAACAAAGATAATACTACCAGTAATAAACCTGCTATTGTATAAATATTAGGTATTTCCTTTAGAAGTAAAAAAGCAAGAATTGCTCCGCTCACAGGTGTTATGAACTTCCATATATTCAGTTCTGACACTGTCATAAGCTTCTTCTGAAGAATCGAATACCAGATAGTAAACGCAAATGTAGAAACTATAACCAGCCATCCTATAGCCAGCAGCAGCGGTGTCTCAAACTGCATAAAATTCTGTTCTTCTCCTGCTATTGTCCCCAGTAATATCAGTAGTCCGCCACCTATAAAAAGCTGACCACCGTTTATAATAACAGGATTTACTCCAAGTGATTTTTTAGCTACATATATATTTACCAGAGCATTTATAACCTGATTGAGTATTAATAAAAATGCACTCACCAAAGTTATAAAAAAAGGATTGTGAGCTGCACTGTCTCCGCCTGATGCTTTGCCTATTACCACTACAAATATCCCCAAGAATCCCAGTATCAGACTGATTATCTTATTTTTATTCAGCTTGTCATCTTTCAATACTATATGTGAGACAAGAGCCGTAGTCACGGGACTGCCTCCCACAATTATGGAAGATACCGTGGCATCAATATATTTCAACGCAGTATAAAATACCGCATAACCTATAAATATCTGAAAAAAACCTATTATAAACAATACCTTAAAATTACTAAAAAACATCTTTATATATTTAAATGAAAATATTAACAATATAACACCGGCAATAAAAAATCTTATTCCTGCGAAAGTAAACTGACCACTGTAGTATCTGTACCCTATTTTAATTGCTACAAAAGCCGTTGACCACAGAAAGGAACTTATGAAAGCGCCCAACGCGGCAACAGCTCTTGTATTTTTAACTTTTGACACTATAAGTTTAATCCTCCGTCTACTCTTATTACCTGTCCTGTAATAAATTTCGACATATCACTGGCTAAAAATAAAGCAGCATTCGATACATCTTCAGATTCTCCCATTGAACGCAATGGAGTATTTGCCAAAACAGATTCTATAACCTGTTCCGGAAGTACATGTGTCATGTCAGTTTTTATAAATCCTGGTGCAATTGCATTTGATCTTACGTTTTTTTTACCGAATTCTTTCGCCCAAGTCTTTGCCATGGCTATAACTCCGCCTTTAGTGGCAGAATAGTTAGTTTGTCCTGCATTCCCGTCAAGACCTACTACTGAAGCCATGTTTATTATACTTGCGTTTCCGCTTTTCAGAAGAAGTGAGATAAATCCCTGTGTCATGTTATAAACACCTTTAAGGTTTATATCCACAACAAGATCCCAGTCTTCCTCCTTCATTTTCATTAATATGGCGTCTCTTGTAACTCCGGCATTATTTACTAATATATCTAATTTTCCATACTGTGCTTTTATATTTGCAGCTGCTTCTTTTATGTTCTCCCTGTCAGTAACGTTAAGCTTAATGAAACTCACATTCTCATGTGTATAATCCGGATCAATCAGATCTCCGGAAATTACCGTTGCTCCGTTGTTAGCATATTTTAATACTATGTCTTTTCCTATTCCTCTAGATCCGCCTGTAACTAAGGCTATTTTTCCCTGTAGCAATTTAACCACCTTTCTTCATAATCACTATTTTATAATTTCTAATTTTACTGAAGTTACTCCAGTATTTGGATTTTCAATAGCCGAAAACGCAGCAGTACTCAGGTCGATAACTCTGCCCTTTACATAAGGCCCCCTGTTGTTTATTCTAACTACTACTGATTTACCGTTATTCAGGTTTGTCACCTTTACTTTTGTCCCAAACGGTAAAGTTTTGTGTGCTGCTGTCATGGTATACGTATCGAAAATCTCACCATTAGCTGTTTTTCTTCCGTGCCACTTCCCTCCGTAAAATGATGCCTTACCAGTTTCATAATACTCCAGATTTTCTGCCTGTGCTGCCTCTGCTGTATTTTTATCCGGTAAACTTTTAGCCTCTTCAAAGAACTGCGGTAATATTACGCTCTCTCTTATTTTATCAGCCGCGTCATTTACATTGTTACTTTTTTTACCCGTTGTACTTTCTGTATAAGTTATTGTCCCCATTAGTACCACAAGTAAAATTAGTGCCTTTTTCATAAAACAAAAACCTCCAATTTTTTTGGTTGCTAGAATTATATCACATTATTGAAAAAAATCAAAATTAATAGAGTCCGCATAAAGCGGACTCTAATAAAAGGGGGGGTTAATTGAGGTTTCAGATCTTACGATCTAAAATGATTATACTACACTTATTGAATAAATGCTATTATTATTTTATTAATTTTAGTTAATTTTTGTATTAATCACATTCCGAGTTTGTGTAAAACCTTGTCCACTACTGCTTTTCGCTCATACAGAGGTTTTCTGGAATCTTTATAAAACCACATGTTTTCTTCCTGAGTAGGAACATTTTCTCTTTTGTATATTATTCCCAAACCGAACATTTCTTTTTCATGGTCGTCAAAAGCCAGTTTCAATGCTTTTTCCCTGTCTGTAGGATCGTGATCCGTAAGCTTGTATGTATGCTCCTGATACCATTTAAATGTGTTCGTTTTATTGAAACTCGGACATGGGTCAAAAATGTCTACCAGAGCGTATCCTTTGTGCTGTATTGCGGCTTTTATGATCTCTTTTGTCCCGGCCATATCTCCTGTAAAAGCTTTTGCCACAAATGTAGCTCCCAGACTTATTGCTACTGCTATAGGATTAAACGGAATAGATGTAACCCCGTTCAGCTGAAGACTTG
This Sebaldella sp. S0638 DNA region includes the following protein-coding sequences:
- a CDS encoding glycosyltransferase, translated to MAKILLFSEGKNLFSKSGVGKALEHQKKALGLNGVDYTLDPNDDYDIAHINTIGLASWKVLRSAKKKKKPVVYHTHTTSEDFRGSIKFSNQLSCVIKLWAKKLYNSADYLISPTNYTKNLISSKYVSDKEIRVISNGVDIKRFSKNEELGEKFRKEFGFGDNDIIIMSAGLPFQRKGVLDLVEIAKENPEYKFIWFGASSIKNILPKKVKNIIENPPANVIFPGFVDEEILLGAYSSANLFFFPTYEENEGIVVLEALSMRLPALLRDIPVYSDWLKNRKTCFKGSNNTEFTEQIEYIVNNNTSVVTEEAYELAEERELSKIGVKYKEYYDYILAKKEN
- a CDS encoding glycosyltransferase family 4 protein, producing the protein MKIGIFTDTYKPQVNGVVTSITVLERELRKKGHKVYIITTSDPEVHYPESNVLRLPSLVFKPAPQYRLGMIYSNRVINKIKKLNLDIIHSQTEWGVGTFSRFASKRLNVPLVHTYHTLYEYYTHYVTKGHFKKQARKLAQRISRFYCDMCDSLVVPTEKVEKIIKSYGVEKDMYVIPTGIDIERFYRKNYTDEERQELRHQYGIKDDEFLCVYIGRVAKEKSIDYLIESFAKIDDEKMKLLIIGKGPDLEDFKVFAEQFNFGDRVIFSGEIPYEKIPIYYQIGDIFLNASISETQGLTFLEAMAAELVVSARFDENLEKLITEKKAGLLYKDTDEFLENIKTIKADKELVKELKKNALEISKEFSAEAFGDSIEKVYYDTIKEFKNGKNFTFFGGKKFIQQIRRWKGFRAPKKGPWS
- a CDS encoding EamA family transporter, with product MSKVKNTRAVAALGAFISSFLWSTAFVAIKIGYRYYSGQFTFAGIRFFIAGVILLIFSFKYIKMFFSNFKVLFIIGFFQIFIGYAVFYTALKYIDATVSSIIVGGSPVTTALVSHIVLKDDKLNKNKIISLILGFLGIFVVVIGKASGGDSAAHNPFFITLVSAFLLILNQVINALVNIYVAKKSLGVNPVIINGGQLFIGGGLLILLGTIAGEEQNFMQFETPLLLAIGWLVIVSTFAFTIWYSILQKKLMTVSELNIWKFITPVSGAILAFLLLKEIPNIYTIAGLLLVVLSLFFNSKKQKVSG
- the fabG gene encoding 3-oxoacyl-ACP reductase FabG, whose translation is MLQGKIALVTGGSRGIGKDIVLKYANNGATVISGDLIDPDYTHENVSFIKLNVTDRENIKEAAANIKAQYGKLDILVNNAGVTRDAILMKMKEEDWDLVVDINLKGVYNMTQGFISLLLKSGNASIINMASVVGLDGNAGQTNYSATKGGVIAMAKTWAKEFGKKNVRSNAIAPGFIKTDMTHVLPEQVIESVLANTPLRSMGESEDVSNAALFLASDMSKFITGQVIRVDGGLNL
- a CDS encoding septal ring lytic transglycosylase RlpA family protein; the protein is MKKALILLVVLMGTITYTESTTGKKSNNVNDAADKIRESVILPQFFEEAKSLPDKNTAEAAQAENLEYYETGKASFYGGKWHGRKTANGEIFDTYTMTAAHKTLPFGTKVKVTNLNNGKSVVVRINNRGPYVKGRVIDLSTAAFSAIENPNTGVTSVKLEIIK
- a CDS encoding thiamine pyrophosphate-dependent enzyme — protein: MEDKFKIAKNEDIAWCPGCGNFSLLRIIQSALKELDMDPKNTVISSGIGQAAKMPQYIDLNFYNGLHGRGLPVAVAIKMANPNLNVIAEGGDGDMYGEGGNHFIHNVRRNPDIVHLVHDNQVYGLTKGQGSPTSSIGQKTSLQLNGVTSIPFNPIAVAISLGATFVAKAFTGDMAGTKEIIKAAIQHKGYALVDIFDPCPSFNKTNTFKWYQEHTYKLTDHDPTDREKALKLAFDDHEKEMFGLGIIYKRENVPTQEENMWFYKDSRKPLYERKAVVDKVLHKLGM